Proteins co-encoded in one Arachis stenosperma cultivar V10309 chromosome 7, arast.V10309.gnm1.PFL2, whole genome shotgun sequence genomic window:
- the LOC130941780 gene encoding MLP-like protein 43, whose translation MVALLSGKISIEVVIQVAASKFFNVLAKQFHNVPNICERIHGSKLHEGDDWHSTDSVKQWTLLIDGKVKTIKERIEAIDEENKSIIYQVFDDDISEHYKVFKFILEVNEKNDECACVKWTIEYEKINENVETPYAYLDFEEKITKDIADHVLKA comes from the exons ATGGTAGCACTACTAAGTGGTAAAATTAGTATTGAAGTTGTGATTCAAGTAGCGGCTTCAAAGTTCTTTAATGTTTTGGCAAAGCAATTCCACAATGTTCCAAACATTTGTGAAAGAATTCATGGATCCAAGTTGCATGAAGGTGATGACTGGCACAGCACTGATTCAGTTAAACAATGGACTCTTCTCATAG ATGGAAAAGTGAAAACAATAAAGGAGAGAATTGAAGCCATTGATGAAGAGAACAAATCAATCATTTACCAAGTCTTTGATGACGATATCAGTGAGCACTACAAGGTCTTTAAGTTCATCCTTGAAGTGAATgagaagaatgatgaatgtgCTTGTGTCAAATGGACTATTGAATATGAGAAGATCAATGAGAATGTTGAAACTCCATATGCATACTTGGACTTCGAGGAGAAGATTACTAAGGATATTGCTGATCATGTTCTCAAGGCATAG
- the LOC130942198 gene encoding MLP-like protein 43 has product MVVLLSGKISIEVVIQVAASKFFDVLAKQFHNVPNICERINGSKLHQGDDWHSTDSVKHWTLLIDGKVKTLKERIEAIDEENKSIIYQVFDDDISEHYKVFKFILEVNEKNDECACVKWTIEYEKINEDVETPYAYLDFIEKTTKDIADHVLKA; this is encoded by the exons ATGGTAGTACTACTAAGTGGTAAAATTAGTAttgaagttgtgatccaagtAGCGGCTTCAAAGTTCTTTGATGTTTTGGCAAAGCAATTCCACAATGTTCCAAACATTTGTGAAAGAATCAATGGATCCAAGTTGCATCAAGGTGATGACTGGCACAGCACTGATTCAGTTAAACACTGGACTCTTCTCATAG ATGGAAAAGTGAAAACATTAAAGGAGAGAATTGAAGCCATTGATGAAGAGAATAAATCAATCATTTACCAAGTCTTTGATGACGATATCAGTGAGCACTATAAGGTCTTTAAGTTCATCCTTGAAGTGAATgagaagaatgatgaatgtgCTTGTGTCAAATGGACTATTGAATATGAGAAGATCAATGAGGATGTTGAAACTCCATATGCATACTTGGACTTCATTGAGAAGACTACTAAGGATATTGCTGATCATGTTCTCAAGGCATAG
- the LOC130939133 gene encoding uncharacterized serine-rich protein C215.13-like, which produces MVSDGNSVEKSFRIKQDDKFFSRLMSKETSMANSSSRVFYYGESSVAAVPFVWEEQPGTPKHPLSQTSLLPPLTPPPSYYSKSNHNRRRIIRRNTSLSKSHNMFSCIFPIRFVEKSKKKTHILTSSSSSLSSPSSSPSSSSSSSSSSSSWSLVYPSTSNSSCSIKDQGSLSFSEYSRSNNDEDDESFSKHKGSKGFIRGCYLFRRSIN; this is translated from the coding sequence ATGGTGAGTGATGGTAATAGTGTTGAAAAGTCATTTAGAATAAAACAAGATGACAAGTTCTTTTCAAGGTTAATGTCAAAGGAAACTTCCATGGCTAATTCTTCTTCAAGAGTCTTCTATTATGGTGAATCTTCGGTTGCTGCTGTTCCGTTTGTATGGGAAGAACAACCTGGTACTCCAAAACACCCTTTGTCTCAAACATCATTGTTGCCACCTCTTACACCACCACCTTCTTATTATTCTAAGTCCAATCacaatagaagaagaataataagAAGAAATACTAGTTTATCAAAATCACATAACATGTTCTCATGTATTTTCCCAATAAGGTTTGTGGAAAAGTCTAAGAAGAAGACACATATAttaacatcatcatcatcatctttgtcatcaccatcatcatccccatcatcatcatcatcatcatcatcttcatcatcatcatggtCATTAGTGTAtccttctacttctaattcCTCATGTTCCATCAAAGATCAAGGAAGCCTCTCTTTCTCGGAGTACTCAAGATCTAAcaatgatgaagatgatgaatcTTTCTCCAAACATAAGGGTTCAAAGGGATTTATTAGAGGCTGCTATCTTTTTCGGAGGAGCATTAATTGA
- the LOC130939375 gene encoding protein MAIN-LIKE 1-like, which yields MGDDPGRLYRLDGVAHIAGVINDEPRRCIFSVRRQQGMCLDERYVPYLQMAGLYHLARLNDRWFRLDEPIVSAFVKRWRPETHTFHMPFGECTITLQDVAYQLGLPVDGDYVSGCLTDFHLYIEGGRPAWQWFHELLGVLPPENQVQKFAVNCTWFQETFAECPDGADEETVRRFARAYIMMLLGTQLFADKSGNRIHIRWLPYVARLEEMGRYSWASAALAWLYRCMCRVANRHVVKLAGPLQLLQSWIFWRFPTLRPSGYDEISWPLASRWSGYNPGISNKGPRVQMARMKIDLLQLRQFIWMPYSTLDVIQVVHPEVLEPRHMMLWRCRTSLIYFAVVEWHQVDRVLPQFGGVQPTPSPALNIDFLMSKDGRGGDRWFPAQYPEWHLHWQERADHILQFDIVPDPGPSHEFLTWWYQHGKRFLSPEMLLGDPRGVPIPDEATQRGAG from the exons ATGGGGGACGATCCGGGAAGGCTTTATCGTTTGGATGGAGTAGCTCATATCGCCGGTGTGATCAACGACGAG CCTCGTCGTTGCATATTCAGCGTTAGGCGGCAGCAGGGGATGTGTCTTGATGAGAGGTACGTTCCGTACTTGCAGATGGCCGGACTGTACCATCTTGCGAGACTGAACGACAGATGGTTCCGACTAGACGAGCCCATAGTCAGCGCATTCGTCAAGAGGTGGCGGCCTGAGACGCACACCTTCCACATGCCGTTCGGAGAGTGCACTATCACGCTTCAGGACGTCGCATACCAGCTGGGATTGCCAGTCGACGGAGATTACGTTAGTGGTTGCCTTACCGACTTCCACCTTTACATTGAGGGTGGGAGACCTGCTTGGCAGTGGTTCCATGAGTTGCTCGGTGTTTTACCTCCCGAGAACCAAGTGCAGAAATTCGCAGTCAACTGCACCTGGTTTCAGGAGACATTTGCAGAGTGTCCAGACGGGGCAGATGAGGAGACAGTTAGGCGCTTTGCCCGGGCCTATATCATGATGTTATTGGGTACGCAGCTGTTTGCCGACAAGTCCGGCAATCGTATACACATCAGATGGCTACCTTATGTTGCTCGGCTTGAGGAGATGGGTCGCTACAGTTGGGCGTCGGCGGCACTAGCATGGCTGTACAGGTGCATGTGCCGAGTCGCCAACAGACATGTGGTGAAGTTAGCTGGCCCGTTACAGTTATTACAGTCTTGGATCTTCTGGAGGTTTCCCACTCTTAGACCATCTGGGTATGATGAGATCAGCTGGCCCCTTGCCTCGAG ATGGTCTGGTTACAATCCTGGGATTAGCAACAAGGGACCTCGGGTACAGATGGCTCGCATGAAGATCGACTTGTTACAGCTTCGGCAG TTCATATGGATGCCCTATAGCACACTCGACGTCATCCAGGTTGTCCATCCTGAGGTCTTGGAGCCTCGGCATATGATGTTATGGCGATGCAGGACGTCCCTGATTTATTTTGCGGTTGTCGAGTGGCATCAGGTTGATAGAGTTTTACCTCAGTTTGGCGGCGTTCAGCCCACACCGTCTCCCGCCCTGAACATCGACTTCCTGATGTCGAAGGACGGGAGAGGAGGTGACCGTTGGTTCCCGGCACAGTACCCTGAGTGGCATCTTCACTGGCAGGAGCGTGCGGATCACATTCTACAGTTTGACATCGTGCCCGACCCCGGACCGTCACATGAGTTCTTGACATGGTGGTATCAGCACGGAAAGAGGTTTTTGTCGCCGGAGATGTTATTGGGGGATCCGAGAGGTGTTCCTATTCCAGATGAGGCAACGCAGAGGGGTGCAGGCTGA
- the LOC130939376 gene encoding uncharacterized protein LOC130939376 — protein MASEESFLVLVHYRGSIKRKTRSGVKFTDKDPLCIIVTPTTTYDALVSSVLEKLGLEGVKRVKKFFYRIPTAVLHDTVKFDCFTIGSDEDLQVMFLSRRQFPEVRTPELLAKLVDVVSSSGGSNRNANTIAAVAGSSSRPAVASSSAPVYEPPMQPVASPSFAVDLSGNVGDEVRYGEHIPTEVHCPTPAGVGDGLFDDPDDYDVEPDMIADESGDDVGTIVPRRATGGSSSGTQQYPPHFSSLDLDAMRHDENALQPSGFGARDIEGFAGMNEFQVGQQFRDKDEALLSVKTYSIRRGVQYKVVESDYRRYVGKCSEFGNGCTWLIRLSLRQRKGIWEVKRYNGPHTCLASSISSDHRSLEYHVISTFIMPMVRADAAVNIKVLQNATAAHFGFRPTYRRVWMAKQKAVAVIYGDWDESYNELPRWVLGVQLTMPGTVAVLRTCPVRAFRHCKPLVSIDGTHLYGKYGGTLLVAIAQDENSNILPVAFALVEGENAESWSFFLSHLREHVTPQLIY, from the exons atggctagtgaggagagtttCCTAGTTCTGGTACATTACAGAGGGTCGATTAAGAGAAAAACTCGGTCCGGCGTGAAGTTCACTGATAAGGATCCCCTATGTATTATCGTGACGCCAACAACCACCTACGATGCTCTTGTTAGCTCTGTGCTGGAGAAGCTTGGTCTTGAAGGAGTTAAAAGGGTCAAGAAGTTTTTCTACCGCATTCCAACAGCGGTGCTCCATGACACCGTGAAGTTTGATTGTTTCACAATCGGTAGTGACGAGGACTTGCAGGTTATGTTTCTTTCTCGTAGGCAGTTTCCCGAGGTAAGGACACCAGAGCTGTTGGCAAAGTTGGTTGATGTGGTATCTAGCTCGGGTGGTTCGAACCGGAATGCCAATACTATAGCCGCGGTTGCCGGCTCGAGCTCGAGACCTGCTGTTGCTTCATCCTCTGCTCCTGTGTATGAGCCACCGATGCAGCCTGTTGCGTCCCCTTCGTTTGCTGTTGATTTGAGCGGCAATGTTGGAGACGAGGTTCGGTATGGGGAACATATTCCCACCGAGGTACATTGTCCCACACCGGCTGGTGTTGGTGATGGTTTGTTTGATGATCCAGATGACTATGACGTTGAGCCGGATATGATCGCTGATGAAAGCGGCGATGATGTTGGAACTATTGTTCCGAGAAGGGCTACAGGTGGATCTAGTTCTGGCACACAGCAGTATCCACCCCATTTTTCCTCGTTGGACCTGGATGCCATGCGGCATGACGAAAACGCTCTGCAGCCCTCAGGATTTGGCGCTAGAGATATCGAGGGGTTTGCTGGTATGAACGAGTTCCAGGTTGGCCAACAATTTCGGGATAAAGATGAGGCGCTGTTGAGTGTGAAGACATACAGTATCCGCCGAGGGGTCCAGTACAAGGTCGTTGAGTCTGACTACCGCAGGTATGTGGGAAAGTGTTCTGAGTTTGGGAATGGGTGCACATGGCTAATTCGGTTGAGTCTCCGACAGCGGAAGGGTATCTGGGAAGTGAAGCGATACAACGGACCGCATACATGTCTTGCCAGCTCCATCTCCAGCGACCATAGGAGTCTGGAATACCATGTCATATCCACCTTCATTATGCCGATGGTTAGGGCTGATGCAGCTGTGAACATCAAGGTGCTTCAAAATGCCACGGCCGCACACTTTGGGTTCAGGCCTACGTACAGGAGGGTATGGATGGCGAAGCAGAAGGCCGTTGCCGTCATATATGGAGACTGGGACGAGTCGTACAATGAGCTCCCTAGGTGGGTTTTAGGAGTTCAGCTGACGATGCCTGGCACTGTAGCCGTCCTCAGGACTTGCCCTGTTCGA GCATTCCGTCATTGCAAGCCTTTGGTGAGTATTGATGGCACCCATCTATATGGGAAGTATGGGGGAACACTGCTAGTCGCCATTGCACAGGACGAAAACTCGAACATCCTCCCCGTGGCATTTGCACTAGTTGAGGGTGAGAATGCTGAGTCAtggtctttctttctttcccacCTCCGTGAGCACGTGACACCTCAGTTAATCTATTAG